Proteins co-encoded in one Nothobranchius furzeri strain GRZ-AD chromosome 4, NfurGRZ-RIMD1, whole genome shotgun sequence genomic window:
- the si:ch1073-390k14.1 gene encoding deoxyribodipyrimidine photo-lyase → MPSVADDLALVRHMLREVLVGREDPEGYFAMCLSILGHQETLSQFASIIKPLSTANIHLHSILTSIYQEYFSKTEDDEMELALALSLLQMKDQQMATSNNEPTPLQFGVTDCPSCFHQPDVVSNHQGKNCLEVTPGREANSYSVLTGTEEGQPHINQKTGQHKNTHINSDAKQTPETGQSPQISGSSASFSVPGMSHEGDHITEDLNTSDKPKRSRNRRQRRKGTHQQLVGLPCSPSTPPPVVLWFRRDLRLCDNPALIRSLELGAPVIPVFIWSPKEEEGPGVTVAMGGASKYWLHQALSCLCASLEKIGSHLIFLRASGEGNEVGSSLHVLKQLVKTTGAQTVMANALFEPWLKERDDAAVAALQKGGVVCRMLQSYCLRDPYSVSTEGVGLRGIGSVSHFMSCCRQNPGSPIGVPLDPPVSLPTPAHWPQGVPLDALGLARMPRRKDGTTVDWAANIRKSWDFSENGAHARLDSFLNDGVYRYEQESGRADASNTSGLSPYLHFGQLSPRWLLWDAKGACCRSPKFQRKLAWRDMAYWQLTLFPDLPWESLRPPYKALRWSTDRGHLKAWQQGKTGYPLVDAAMRQLWQTGWMNNYMRHVVASFLIAYLHLPWQEGYRWFQDTLVDADVAIDAMMWQNGGMCGLDHWNFVMHPIDAAMTCDPNGSYVRKWCPELSDLPDELIHKPWKCPASMLRRAGIVFGQTYAERVITDLEERRTRSLQDVALVRREFGQYVDKRSGCDLLPLPPRLVSEALGRSHSDEAVVRGGRQFLLPLITRMEFKYQQEEPEADAASNPYNATLKGYVSRRRDETVAFLNERDFKTSVMYESAQRQGRLERDYRRIEGLPSSPSPRGRARRTPTAKDRFSIVPGGAVTLLK, encoded by the exons ATGCCTTCGGTAGCGGATGACCTGGCTTTGGTGAGACACATGTTGAGGGAGGTTCTGGTGGGTCGAGAGGATCCAGAAGGATATTTTGCAATGTGTTTGTCGATCCTGGGCCACCAGGAAACCCTCTCACAGTTCGCTTCCATCATCAAGCCTCTATCCACGGCCAACATCCACCTGCACTCCATCCTCACCTCCATCTATCAGGAATATTTCTCTAAG ACTGAGGATGACGAAATGGAACTTGCTTTGGCTCTCTCGCTTCTGCAAATGAAAGATCAACAGATGGCCACCTCTAACAACGAGCCAACACCTCTGCAGTTTGGAGTCACAGACTGTCCAAGCTGCTTTCATCAACCGGATGTGGTTTCTAACCATCAGGGAAAGAATTGCCTTGAAGTAACACCTGGCAGAGAAGCAAATTCGTATTCGGTTCTAACTGGGACTGAGGAGGGCCAACCACACATAAACCAAAAGACTGggcaacacaaaaatacacatATTAACAGTGATGCTAAGCAAACACCTGAAACAGGTCAAAGTCCTCAAATCTCAGGGTCATCTGCCTCCTTTTCCGTACCAGGTATGTCACATGAAGGAGACCATATTACGGAAGATTTAAATACATCTGACAAACCCAAGCGCTCAAGAAATAGGCGGCAGCGGAGAAAAGGAACCCACCAACAGCTTGTAGGTTTACCTTGTTCTCCGTCAACGCCACCACCAGTCGTGCTGTGGTTTAGGAGGGATTTGAGACTGTGTGACAACCCTGCTCTCATCAGATCACTGGAACTGGGTGCTCCTGTCATTCCTGTCTTTATTTGGAGTCCCAAAGAGGAGGAAGGACCAGGAGTCACAGTAGCTATGGGAGGAGCTA GTAAATATTGGCTTCATCAGGCTCTGTCTTGTTTGTGTGCATCCTTGGAGAAGATTGGCAGCCATCTTATCTTCCTCAGAGCCAGTGGAGAGGGGAATGAGGTTGGATCTTCTCTGCACGTCCTGAAACAGCTTGTAAAGACGACCGGAGCTCAAACTGTGATGGCCAACGCCCTGTTTGAACCATGGCTGAAGGAGCGGGATGATGCGGCAGTGGCCGCTCTGCAGAAAGGTGGTGTTGTTTGCAGGATGTTACAGTCTTACTGTCTCAGAGACCCCTACTCTGTCAGCACGGAGGGCGTGGGACTTCGAG GGATTGGTTCAGTGTCTCACTTCATGAGCTGCTGTAGACAGAACCCAGGATCTCCCATAGGGGTTCCCCTGGACCCTCCGGTGTCTCTTCCTACACCTGCACACTGGCCACAGGGAGTCCCTTTGGATGCACTTGGCCTGGCACGCATGCCTCGCAGAAAGGATGGCACAACA GTTGATTGGGCAGCTAACATTCGTAAGTCCTGGGACTTTAGCGAAAATGGAGCTCACGCCAGACTGGATTCCTTTCTCAATGACG GTGTGTATCGATATGAACAGGAATCAGGCAGGGCAGATGCTTCAAACACCAGTGGTTTGTCTCCGTACcttcactttggtcagctcagtcCACGCTGGTTACTCTGGGATGCCAAAGGAGCATGCTGTCGATCTCCAAAGTTCCAGCGCAAACTTGCATGGAGAGATATGGCTTATTGGCAGTTAACACTGTTTCCAGACCTGCCCTGGGAGTCCCTCAGACCTCCATACAAG GCTCTGCGTTGGAGTACTGACCGCGGCCACCTCAAGGCGTGGCAGCAAGGTAAAACTGGCTACCCTCTGGTGGATGCAGCCATGAGGCAGCTGTGGCAAACGGGCTGGATGAACAACTACATGAGGCATGTTGTTGCATCTTTTCTTATCGCATATCTCCATCTGCCTTGGCAAGAGGGCTATCGCTGGTTCCAG GACACCCTTGTGGATGCTGATGTTGCCATAGATGCAATGATGTGGCAGAATGGGGGTATGTGTGGCTTGGATCACTGGAACTTTGTCATGCACCCCATCGATGCAGCTATGACTTGTGATCCCAACGGAAGCTACGTAAGGAAATGGTGTCCAGAGCTTTCGGATCTACCAGATGAGCTTATTCACAAACCCTGGAAATGTCCCGCATCCATGCTGCGTCGTGCAG GTATTGTGTTTGGCCAGACGTATGCTGAGCGAGTGATCACCGACCTTGAGGAGCGGAGGACTAGATCTCTGCAGGACGTAGCTTTGGTGCGCAGAGAGTTTGGGCAGTATGTGGACAAGCGCTCAGGTTGTGACTTGTTACCTTTGCCCCCCCGCCTGGTTTCGGAGGCTCTGGGCAGGTCGCACAGTGATGAAGCCGTGGTGAGAGGCGGGAGGcagttcctgctgcctttaatCACTCGCATGGAATTCAAATACCAGCAGGAAGAGCCAGAGGCAGACGCAGCTTCAAACCCCTACAACGCAACCCTAAAAGGATATGTGAGCCGCAGAAGGGATGAGACGGTTGCCTTTCTAAACGAGAGAGATTTTAAAACCAGTGTGATGTACGAGAGCGCCCAGAGACAGGGAAGGCTGGAGAGGGATTATCGTAGAATAGAAGGGCTTCCTTCGTCTCCGTCACCTCGTGGAAGGGCCAGGCGAACCCCTACGGCCAAGGACAGGTTCTCCATCGTACCCGGTGGAGCAGTTACTTTATTAAAGTGA